GGACATTGACCTGCGCCGCGACGCTCCCTACTCCGGATACGAGAAATTCCAATTCAAGGTCCCGGTGTCCAGCGTTGGCGACGTGTTCGCGCGCTACATCTGCCGCGTGCAGGAGATGCGCGAGTCCACCGGAATCATCCAGCAGTGCCTGGCGGGCGTGCCCGAGGGGCCGATCAAGGCCGATGCGCCCAAGGTAGTGCTGCCCGACCGCGAGAAGATGAAGACGCAGATGGAAGCCCTGATCTACCACTTCAAGATCATCACCGAGGGCTTCACGGTTCCTCCGGGCGAGGTGTACGTGGCGACGGAATCGCCGCGCGGCGAGCTGGGTTTCTACATCGTCAGCGACGGCACTCCGAAGCCGTATCGCGTGCACGTGCGCGCGCCCTCATTCGCGAATTTGCAGACGCTGCCGAAAATGTGCGAAGGCCGCTTGATCGCGGACGTGGTCGCGGCGATCGGAAGCATTGATATTGTGCTCGGCGACGTTGATCGCTGATTCAGCCCGCGAAGCGGGCGGCATTCGTTAGCCCAGGGCGGAAGCCCTGGGTAAGCGTGAAGAAAACGACAGAGTCCCGTAGGGACGGCACGAACAATGGTGGTCTCCGAACAACTCGACTCGTTCTTCACCGAGAAGATGAAGGACTATCCGACCCGCCGCTCTTTCCTCGTCCCGATGTTGCTGTACACGCAAGATGAGCTCGGGTTCTTGTCCGACGAGGCGATCTCATACATTGCGCAAAAGGTTGACCTGAGCGAGCTCGAGATCCGCAACGTGATCAGCTACTACTCGATGCTGACCACCAAGCCGCGCGGCCGGTACAACGTGCAGGTGTGCCGCAATATCTGCTGCATGCTGCGCGGGTCCGACGAGATCAGCGCGCACGTCAAGCAGCGCCTCGGCATTCCTCACAAGGGCACCACGGCGGATGGAATGTTCTCGTTCGAAGAGGTGGAGTGCATCGGCGCTTGCAGTTGGGCGCCGGCCATGCAGGTGAACTACGACTTTCATGAAAAGCTGACGCCGGAGAAGGTGGACGAGGTCCTGGCACGCTACAAGGCTGCAAGTGACGAGGCCATCTGAAGGTAGGTACGCATGTCAGAGTTCCTCCCGGAGTATTTGAACTGGGGCTTATCCGACATCGTTGTCGTTGGCCGCGATGAACGCGAGGAATCCAGCGGATTTCAGAACGAGTACACGACCGAATGGGTTGTCGCTCGCAAGGGCGACGGGTTCGTTCGGGTTGAGCTTCATGAAAAAAAAGATTTTAGTCCTCGTGGTGGACGAAAGGTTCGCAAGGTTTCGGAACAGCAGATTTCCGAGGCTGAGTACAAGAGCGCGGCGTCTGGAAAGCCAGCCATCGACACCGACGCTGAGGTACGAAAAGTCGAGCAAGCAGAACACAAGCAGCAGAGGATGGAAGAGCTCTTGGAGCAGGTCAACAAGTTAGCTCCTGAGTGTCCGGACCACGGCAGCACCATGAAAGCGAAGTCAGGCAAGTACGGTCCCTTCTGGGGCTGCAAGCGGTTTCCGAAATGCAGCTATACGGCGGGAATGAGTCCGGATGCAATGGCACTTTATCAGCGGTGGTACAAGGGCGAAGCTTAAGAATGGCTGACTTGGTATCACATCCCGATGAGGTTCGTGTCGTCTCGCGGCGCTTCGGGAAGGGTGCGGCCGACATTGACCGCTACATCGAGCTCGACGGCTACAAGGCGCTGCAGAAGGCGCTCGCGCTGGGTGCGGACGGGATCATCAACGAGGTCAAGGCGTCGAACCTGCGCGGGCGCGGCGGCGCCGGATTTCCCGCCGGCTTGAAATGGTCGTTCGTGCCCAAGGATTCGCCGAAACCCAAGTACGTCCTCTGCAACGGCGACGAAAGCGAGCCCGGCACCTGCAAGGACCGTCTGATCCTGGAGCACGATCCGCACGCGGTCATCGAAGGCGTGGTGATTGCGGGCCTCTCGATTCGGGCGAAGGTCGGGTTTATCTACATCCGCGGCGAATACCGCTACCTGGTCGACATCATGCGCAAGGCCATAGCCGACGCCTACGCGCGTGGCTGTCTCGGCAAGAACATTTTCGGCAGCGGCGTGGATTTCGACGTCTACTGGCACACCGGCGCCGGCGCGTACGAGGTCGGCGAAGAATCGGCGCTGATGGAATCCTTGGAAGGCAAACGCGGGGTTCCGCGCATCCGCCCGCCGTTCCCGGCGGTGGTGGGACTCTGGGGCGGGCCAACCATCATTAATAATGTCGAGACGCTGGCCTGCGTGCCGCACATCATTCATGGCGGCGGTCAACGATTCGCCGACCTGGGCACGCCCAAGAACGGCGGCACGCGCCTGTTCTGCCTCAGCGGGCACATCAACAAACCCGGCGTGTACGAGCTTCCGCTCGGCTACAACCTGCGCAAGATGATTGACGATGTAGGCGGCGGCATTTGGAAGGGCCGCAAGGTGAAGGCGGTCACGCCCGGCGGATCGTCCACCCCGGTGCTCACGGCCGCCGAGATTGATGTCGGCATGGATTTCGACCAGCTCATGAAGGCCGGTTCCATGCTCGGCTCCGGCGGCGTGGTCGTGCTCGATGACCAGACCTGCATGGTCAAGTACGCGCAGCGCATCATGATGTTCTACCAGCACGAGAGCTGCGGCTGGTGCATCCCGTGCCGCGAGGGGACCGACTGGCTGAAGAAAACCCTGAACCGCTTTCACGCCGGCGGCGGCGTCAAGAAGGACATCGACAACATTCAGTACCTGGCGGAAAACATGCTTGGCCGCACCTTCTGCCCGCTGGGCGACGCGGCGGCCATGCCGATCATTTCCATCGTGAAGAAATTCCGCGAGGAGTTCGAAGCGCATTTGGAAGGAAGGCCGTGTCCGTACGAGGCGGCGAGCGTGCAGCAACTTCCGGTGCTGGCGTAGCGGGATTGGTAATTTGTAATTGGTAATTTGCAATTGGGGCCGCTGTGGATGTGGTCGTTGCGGCGCTGGGTTGCAAAGCAAATTGCAAATTACAAATTGCAAATTACAAATCATGGCAGACGTAAACATCACGGTTGACGGCAAGAAGATCACGGCCCCGGCGGGGACGCTGCTGATCGAGGCCTGCAAGTCCGCCGGCATCGAGGTCCCCTCGTTCTGTTACTACCCGGGGCTGTCGCTGCAGGGCGCGTGCCGCATGTGCCTGGTGCGGATCGAGAAGATGCCGAAGCTGCAGACCGCGTGTACCACGGTGATCAGCGAGGGCATGACGGTCAGCAGCGACAACGACGAGGTGCGGCAGGCGCGCAAGGCGATGCTGGAGATGGTGCTCGGCAATCACCCGCTGGACTGCCCGGTATGCGATGCCGGCGGTGAGTGCGAGTTGCAGGACATGACGTTCACCTACGGCGCCGCCGAGTCCAAGCTGATTGACATCAAGAACCATCGCGACGAGCAGCAGTGGTCGCCGGTGGTCTACTTTGACCGGCCGCGCTGCATCATGTGCTACCGCTGCGTGCGCGTCTGCGGCGAAGGTATGGACGTGTGGGCGCTGGGCATCCAGAACCGTGGCTCCGCGCAGGTAATCGCCCCCAACAAGCAAGATTACCTGTGGTGCGAAGAGTGCGGTATGTGCATTGACATCTGCCCCGTGGGCGCGCTCACCAGCGGGGCCTACCGCTACAAGACGCGCCCCTGGGAGATGCACCACGTCGGCACCATGTGCGCCCACTGCGGCGACGGCTGCAAGACCACGCTGGGGGTGCGGCGCGCCGACACCGGCATGGACATCGTGCGCGGCGACAACCGCGACAAGAGCGGCATTAACGGCGATTTCCTGTGCGTCAAGGGACGCTACGCCTTCGATTTTGCTGACGACCCGCGCCGCCTCAAGCAACCCATGATCCGCCGCGAGGGCAAGCTCCAGCCCGCAACCTGGGAAGAAGCCATCGACCTGATTGGCGAACGATTCAAGCAGATCAAGGACGCCGACGGCGGCCAGGCATTCGGCGTGATCGGCTCCAATCGCACCACCAACGAAGAAAACTATCTGCTGCAGAAATTCGCGCGCACCGTGCTGGGCACCAACAACATTGACCACCAACGCACCGCCGATTTCCCCGGGTTCGTGAGCGCGCTAGCCGGACAACCGGGGTCCCAGACGCGCGCCGATTTTGTGCGCGGCGGGGTGGAAGATTGCACCGCCAGCATGCGCGACGTCTTCTCGGCGCCGGCCATCCTGGTGATCGGCAACAACCCCACCGACCAGCATCCCCTGCTGGCATGGCAGATTCGCAACAATGTTCGCCTGCACCGCGCGCGCTTGTACGTGGTGAATGCCGCTCCTATCAAGCTGCGCCGCCAGGCGGCGATCTTCGCGCAGATTTCCGAAGACAACGGCGAGAGCGCGTTCGCGCATTTCCTCGCCGGTAACGAGGCCGCGCCTTCGGGCTTGGCCGCCGGCGAGACCTCGGCCGAGATTTTGGCGCAACTGCGCGACAAACTTCGCGGCGAGCAGCAACTGGTGGTGGCCTTCGGCTCGGAATTGCGGGCCGGCGGCATCGCTGAACTGGTGCGCGCGCTGCCCCAGGCGAAGTTCATCTGCCTGGGCGACTACGCCAACTCGCGCGGCGCCGCCGACATGGGCCTGTATCCCGACCTGTTGCCCGGGTACGTGCCGGTCGCGAACGCGGCAACGAAGGAAGAGTGGTACGCGTCGGCGCCGAACCAGCCCGGGCTTAACTTGCGCCAGATGTTCGAAGCCGCCAGCGACGGACGCATCAAGGCGCTGTACATCGTCGGCTCCAACCCGGTGGCGCGTTACGGAATTGACGCCTTCGTCCTGTCCAAGCCGTTCGTGGTGGTGCAGGACATGTTCCTGACCGAGACCGCGTTGCCGGCCGACGTGGTTCTGCCGGCAGCCTGCGCCTACGAAAAATCGGGGACGTTTACCAACACCTGCGGCGATCTGCAGATGTTGCGCAAGGCCGGCGAGGTCGAGGGCGCCAAGTCGGATTTCGAAATCATCGTGCGCATCGCCGGCAAGATTGGCTACGACATCCGGCAGTTGGTGCCGTTCGGGCGCCCGCTGCGCGCCGACATGGGACAATCACGCGGCGCTCAATCCGGCGAGGCCGACCGCCACGCCGTCTGGCTGGAGCGTCACGGGCTGGAGCCGAAAATGAGCCCGTTTGACCCGCTGGCCATGCTCGACGAAATTCAGCGCCTCGTCCCCGGCTACGACGTCTCGCGCCTGAACCTGGTCGCGGGAAACGATGAGCACACCCGCATCGTGCCGGCGAGCAGTCTGCCGAGCCATCCCGAGTTGATCGTGCCCTCCGAGGACACGCTGTTCACCTCGGGAACGCTGGGACGATATTCGAAAACGCTGAATGCGGTGGTCGAAAACGAACGCAAGCTGCCGGAGGATGAACAGGATCAGGAAGTGGCGGTGTAGGTTTTAGGTTTTCGGTGGTCGGTTCTCGGTTTTCTGTAGCTAAAAGCTAAGAGCTAAGAGCTAAAAGCTTCTATGCCATCTGGCAATCTCAGCCTCGGAACGTTTCTCCTGATCTCCGTGATCAAGGTCGCGATCGCGATGGGCCTGCTTTTGACTGTGGTGGCCTACACTGTGTGGCTGGAACGCAAGCTGGTGGGCCACATCCAGAACCGTTGGGGACCCTCGCGCGTGGGCCCGTTCGGGCTGCTGCAACCGATCGCCGACGGCTTAAAGTTGTTCTTTAAGGAAGACCTCACACCTCCTTATGTTCACAAGACGTTATACCTGCTGGCGCCGATCCTTTCGCTGGCCCTGGCACTGACTTCGATTGCGGTCATCCCCATCGGCGGCTGGATCACGCTGAACGGCGCGCGCATTCCGCTGCAGATCACCGACGTCAACGTCGCGCTGCTCATCATCCTCGGCATCACTTCGATGGGGGTGTACGGCGTGGCGCTGGCGGGGTGGTCGTCCAACAGCAAGTACTCCCTGCTGGGTTCGCTGCGTGCCAGCGCGCAGATGGTCAGCTACGAGGTTGCGCTTGGGCTGTCGCTGGTGGGCGTGCTCATCCTCTCCGGGACCTTCAGCCTGCGCAGCATCGTGGAACACCAGTCCGGCGGATTCTGGCACTGGAATATTTTCGGCGGTGGACAGATCGTGGCCTTCTTCATTTACCTGTGCGCCGCGTACGCCGAAACCAATCGCATCCCCTTCGATCTGCCGGAAGCGGAGACCGAACTGGTGGCCGGCTATCACACCGAGTACAGCTCCATGAAGTTCGCCATGTTTTTCATGTCCGAGTACGCCAACATGGTGACGGTCGCCTGCCTGGCGAGCGTGCTGTTCCTTGGGGGTTGGGGCGGGCCGGTCTTCGGTCCACCCCTGTTGCGCGCGCTGCTGCCGGTGTTGTGGTTTTTCCTGCGCGTCGTGTTCTTCCTGTTTGTTTATATCTGGGTGCGCGGAACGTTGCCGCGCTTTCGCTATGACCAGTTGATGGGGTTCAGTTGGAAAGTCCTGCTGCCGCTGTCGGTCGCCAACGTGGTGATCACCAGTCTCGTGGTGGCGTTGCGCTCGTGACGTTGGTACTGGCTGTTCGGTTCTTATGACTGATTGTTCGGTACAACTCGGCACTAGCACTGGTTTCAAGAATCGGTTTTCTGGGAAGGGCACGGCTTCAGCCGTGCCGCTCGAGGCCGCAAGAATGGCGGGCTTTAGCCCCTGAGGGACATTTTTCCTGAGGCGAAAATGTATTTTTGAAACCAGTTCTCGGTACTCAGTACTCGGTACTCAAACATGCTTCACTTCGCAATCTTCGCGTTTTTCGGCGCCATCTGTGTGGCGGGCGCCATCAACCTGCTGGCGCAGCGGCACCCCATCAGCAGCGCGCTGTCGCTGATCGTGGTAATGGGCTCGCTGGCGGTCGAGTACATGCTGCTGGGCGCCGAGTTCGTCGCCGTGGTGCAGGTGATCATTTACGCGGGCGCGATCATGGTGCTGTTCGTTTTTGTCATCATGCTGCTCAATGCCGGCGAGGAGGAACGCAGCCCCGGAAGCCGCATTGCGCTTATCTTCGGCGTGCCCGGAATGCTGGTGCTGATGGGACTCATCGCATGGGTGCTGATCCGGCAGAACCCGGCATCGGGCTCGGTTTCCGCCGGAGCGCTGCCCGGCACCCCGCCGGAGATCGGCCGCTTGCTCTTCCGCGATTTCCTGTTGCCCTTTGAAATCACCTCGGTGCTCATCCTGATCGCCATCATGGGCGCCGTGGTGCTGGCGAGGAGGGAGCGCTGATGGTCCCGCTCGCCTACTACCTGTTGCTCAGCGCGGTGCTGTTCGCCTGCGGCGTCGCCGGCTTTCTGATCAAGCGCAACATCATCACCATTTTCATGTGCATTGAGCTGATGCTGAACGGCGTGAACCTGGCGTTTGTCGCCTTCGCCGCCCACTGGCGCCAGCTCAACGGACAGGTGTTCGTGTTTTTCGTCATGGTGGTCGCGGCCGCGGAAGCCGCCGTCGGACTGGCCATCATCATTTCCGTTTTCCGCACCCGCGAGACGCTGAACGTGGACCGGGTGAATTTGCTGAAATTGTAAGAAGGGTTTTCGGTTGTCGGTTATCGGTTTTCGGTCTTGCGAGCACATGACTTGCTCGCGACTCGGAACTCGCAACTCAGAACTCAAATGAACCTCTGGTTAATTCCGCTGCTGCCGATGGCCGGCGCAATTATCAACGGCCTGTTCGGGCGGCGCTTTTCGAAGAACGTGGTGTCGGCGATCGGG
The Terriglobia bacterium genome window above contains:
- a CDS encoding NAD(P)H-dependent oxidoreductase subunit E, translated to MVVSEQLDSFFTEKMKDYPTRRSFLVPMLLYTQDELGFLSDEAISYIAQKVDLSELEIRNVISYYSMLTTKPRGRYNVQVCRNICCMLRGSDEISAHVKQRLGIPHKGTTADGMFSFEEVECIGACSWAPAMQVNYDFHEKLTPEKVDEVLARYKAASDEAI
- a CDS encoding topoisomerase DNA-binding C4 zinc finger domain-containing protein encodes the protein MSEFLPEYLNWGLSDIVVVGRDEREESSGFQNEYTTEWVVARKGDGFVRVELHEKKDFSPRGGRKVRKVSEQQISEAEYKSAASGKPAIDTDAEVRKVEQAEHKQQRMEELLEQVNKLAPECPDHGSTMKAKSGKYGPFWGCKRFPKCSYTAGMSPDAMALYQRWYKGEA
- the nuoF gene encoding NADH-quinone oxidoreductase subunit NuoF, with the protein product MADLVSHPDEVRVVSRRFGKGAADIDRYIELDGYKALQKALALGADGIINEVKASNLRGRGGAGFPAGLKWSFVPKDSPKPKYVLCNGDESEPGTCKDRLILEHDPHAVIEGVVIAGLSIRAKVGFIYIRGEYRYLVDIMRKAIADAYARGCLGKNIFGSGVDFDVYWHTGAGAYEVGEESALMESLEGKRGVPRIRPPFPAVVGLWGGPTIINNVETLACVPHIIHGGGQRFADLGTPKNGGTRLFCLSGHINKPGVYELPLGYNLRKMIDDVGGGIWKGRKVKAVTPGGSSTPVLTAAEIDVGMDFDQLMKAGSMLGSGGVVVLDDQTCMVKYAQRIMMFYQHESCGWCIPCREGTDWLKKTLNRFHAGGGVKKDIDNIQYLAENMLGRTFCPLGDAAAMPIISIVKKFREEFEAHLEGRPCPYEAASVQQLPVLA
- the nuoH gene encoding NADH-quinone oxidoreductase subunit NuoH; translated protein: MPSGNLSLGTFLLISVIKVAIAMGLLLTVVAYTVWLERKLVGHIQNRWGPSRVGPFGLLQPIADGLKLFFKEDLTPPYVHKTLYLLAPILSLALALTSIAVIPIGGWITLNGARIPLQITDVNVALLIILGITSMGVYGVALAGWSSNSKYSLLGSLRASAQMVSYEVALGLSLVGVLILSGTFSLRSIVEHQSGGFWHWNIFGGGQIVAFFIYLCAAYAETNRIPFDLPEAETELVAGYHTEYSSMKFAMFFMSEYANMVTVACLASVLFLGGWGGPVFGPPLLRALLPVLWFFLRVVFFLFVYIWVRGTLPRFRYDQLMGFSWKVLLPLSVANVVITSLVVALRS
- the nuoK gene encoding NADH-quinone oxidoreductase subunit NuoK, which codes for MVPLAYYLLLSAVLFACGVAGFLIKRNIITIFMCIELMLNGVNLAFVAFAAHWRQLNGQVFVFFVMVVAAAEAAVGLAIIISVFRTRETLNVDRVNLLKL
- a CDS encoding molybdopterin-dependent oxidoreductase; the protein is MADVNITVDGKKITAPAGTLLIEACKSAGIEVPSFCYYPGLSLQGACRMCLVRIEKMPKLQTACTTVISEGMTVSSDNDEVRQARKAMLEMVLGNHPLDCPVCDAGGECELQDMTFTYGAAESKLIDIKNHRDEQQWSPVVYFDRPRCIMCYRCVRVCGEGMDVWALGIQNRGSAQVIAPNKQDYLWCEECGMCIDICPVGALTSGAYRYKTRPWEMHHVGTMCAHCGDGCKTTLGVRRADTGMDIVRGDNRDKSGINGDFLCVKGRYAFDFADDPRRLKQPMIRREGKLQPATWEEAIDLIGERFKQIKDADGGQAFGVIGSNRTTNEENYLLQKFARTVLGTNNIDHQRTADFPGFVSALAGQPGSQTRADFVRGGVEDCTASMRDVFSAPAILVIGNNPTDQHPLLAWQIRNNVRLHRARLYVVNAAPIKLRRQAAIFAQISEDNGESAFAHFLAGNEAAPSGLAAGETSAEILAQLRDKLRGEQQLVVAFGSELRAGGIAELVRALPQAKFICLGDYANSRGAADMGLYPDLLPGYVPVANAATKEEWYASAPNQPGLNLRQMFEAASDGRIKALYIVGSNPVARYGIDAFVLSKPFVVVQDMFLTETALPADVVLPAACAYEKSGTFTNTCGDLQMLRKAGEVEGAKSDFEIIVRIAGKIGYDIRQLVPFGRPLRADMGQSRGAQSGEADRHAVWLERHGLEPKMSPFDPLAMLDEIQRLVPGYDVSRLNLVAGNDEHTRIVPASSLPSHPELIVPSEDTLFTSGTLGRYSKTLNAVVENERKLPEDEQDQEVAV
- a CDS encoding NADH-quinone oxidoreductase subunit J; the encoded protein is MLHFAIFAFFGAICVAGAINLLAQRHPISSALSLIVVMGSLAVEYMLLGAEFVAVVQVIIYAGAIMVLFVFVIMLLNAGEEERSPGSRIALIFGVPGMLVLMGLIAWVLIRQNPASGSVSAGALPGTPPEIGRLLFRDFLLPFEITSVLILIAIMGAVVLARRER